Proteins from a single region of Companilactobacillus farciminis KCTC 3681 = DSM 20184:
- the rplE gene encoding 50S ribosomal protein L5, whose product MANALKEQYVSEITPSMMKKFNYSSVMETPKIEKIVLNMGVGDAIANSKNLDEAVEELSLIAGQKPLITKAKKSIAGFRLREGMSIGAKVTLRGDRMYDFLDKLINIALPRVRDFRGVSTRSFDGRGNYTLGIKEQLVFPEIDYDKVNKIRGLDIVIVTTANTDEESRELLTQIGMPFTK is encoded by the coding sequence ATGGCTAACGCATTAAAAGAACAATATGTTAGTGAAATCACACCATCAATGATGAAGAAGTTCAACTATTCATCTGTTATGGAAACACCTAAGATCGAAAAGATCGTTTTGAACATGGGTGTTGGTGATGCCATTGCTAACTCAAAGAATCTTGACGAAGCTGTTGAAGAACTAAGCTTGATTGCTGGTCAAAAGCCTTTGATCACAAAAGCTAAGAAATCAATCGCTGGTTTCAGACTTCGTGAAGGTATGTCAATCGGTGCTAAAGTTACTCTTCGTGGTGACCGCATGTATGACTTCCTTGACAAATTAATCAATATTGCTTTACCACGTGTTCGTGACTTCCGTGGTGTATCAACACGTTCATTCGATGGTCGTGGTAACTATACACTAGGTATCAAAGAACAATTGGTTTTCCCAGAAATTGACTACGATAAGGTTAACAAGATTCGTGGATTGGACATCGTTATTGTTACAACAGCTAACACAGATGAAGAATCACGTGAACTATTAACTCAAATCGGTATGCCATTCACAAAATAA
- the rplX gene encoding 50S ribosomal protein L24, whose product MFVKTGDNVKVIAGDAKGKTGVVKKAMPAVNKVIVEGVNVVKKHSKPTNAQPQGGIVDVERPISATNVKVVNKTTDKEDK is encoded by the coding sequence GTGTTTGTAAAAACTGGAGACAATGTCAAAGTTATCGCTGGTGACGCTAAGGGTAAAACAGGAGTAGTTAAAAAAGCTATGCCTGCTGTAAACAAAGTTATCGTCGAAGGCGTAAACGTTGTAAAGAAACACTCTAAGCCAACTAACGCACAACCACAAGGTGGAATTGTTGACGTTGAAAGACCTATTAGCGCAACTAACGTTAAAGTTGTAAATAAGACAACTGATAAAGAAGACAAATAA
- the rplN gene encoding 50S ribosomal protein L14 — translation MIQQESRLKVADNSGAREILTIKVLGGSNRKIANIGDIIVATVKQATPGGVVKKGDVVKAVIVRTVSGAHRADGSYIRFDENAAVIINADKTPRGTRIFGPVARELRDNDFMKIVSLAPEVL, via the coding sequence GTGATTCAACAAGAAAGTCGTCTAAAAGTTGCAGATAATTCTGGAGCTCGTGAAATTCTAACTATTAAAGTACTTGGTGGTTCAAACCGTAAGATTGCTAACATCGGTGATATTATCGTTGCTACTGTCAAACAAGCAACACCAGGTGGCGTTGTTAAAAAGGGTGATGTAGTTAAGGCAGTTATTGTAAGAACTGTTTCAGGTGCTCACCGTGCTGATGGTTCTTACATCAGATTTGACGAAAATGCTGCAGTTATTATTAATGCTGATAAAACACCTAGAGGAACTCGTATCTTTGGACCAGTTGCTCGTGAACTACGTGATAACGATTTTATGAAAATCGTATCTCTAGCACCAGAAGTGCTATAA
- the rpsQ gene encoding 30S ribosomal protein S17, which produces MSETQTRNHRKVYQGRVVSDKMDKTIVVVVETRKQHPVYGKRVRYSKKYYVQDDNNEAKVNDIVRIMETRPLSKTKRFRLLDIVEKAVKI; this is translated from the coding sequence TTGAGCGAAACACAAACTCGTAACCATCGTAAAGTATATCAAGGACGTGTCGTTTCAGATAAAATGGATAAGACAATCGTCGTTGTTGTTGAAACAAGAAAACAACATCCAGTTTATGGTAAGCGTGTAAGATATTCTAAAAAATACTACGTTCAAGACGATAACAACGAAGCTAAAGTTAACGATATTGTACGTATCATGGAAACTCGACCTTTGTCAAAGACAAAGCGCTTCCGTTTATTAGACATCGTTGAAAAAGCAGTTAAGATCTAG
- the rpmC gene encoding 50S ribosomal protein L29 produces the protein MKASEIKELTAAQLQDKVKEYKEELFNLRFQQATGQLENTARLKAVRKNIARLRTAQNQKNNEK, from the coding sequence ATGAAGGCTAGTGAAATCAAAGAGCTAACTGCTGCTCAATTGCAAGACAAAGTTAAAGAATATAAAGAAGAACTATTCAACTTGCGTTTCCAACAAGCCACAGGTCAATTGGAAAACACAGCTCGTCTAAAGGCTGTAAGAAAGAACATTGCAAGATTAAGAACAGCTCAAAACCAAAAGAATAACGAAAAATAA
- the rplP gene encoding 50S ribosomal protein L16 has product MLVPKRVKHRREFRGKMRGEAKGGKTVTFGEYGLKSLDSSWISNRQIEAARVAMTRYMKRGGKVWIKIFPHKSYTAKGVGVRMGNGKGAPAGWVAPVKREKVLFEIGGVSEEVAREALRLASHKLPVRTKFVKREEVGGADEG; this is encoded by the coding sequence ATGCTAGTACCAAAACGTGTAAAACACCGTCGTGAATTCCGTGGTAAGATGCGCGGAGAAGCTAAAGGTGGAAAAACTGTTACATTTGGTGAATATGGTTTGAAGTCACTTGACTCAAGCTGGATCTCAAATAGACAAATTGAAGCAGCCCGTGTTGCTATGACTCGTTACATGAAGCGTGGTGGTAAGGTTTGGATTAAAATCTTCCCTCATAAATCATACACTGCTAAGGGTGTAGGTGTTCGTATGGGTAATGGTAAAGGTGCTCCAGCTGGATGGGTAGCTCCAGTTAAACGCGAAAAGGTTTTGTTTGAAATCGGTGGCGTTTCTGAAGAAGTTGCTCGTGAAGCTTTAAGACTTGCATCACACAAACTACCCGTTAGAACTAAGTTTGTAAAACGTGAGGAAGTAGGTGGCGCTGATGAAGGCTAG
- the rpsC gene encoding 30S ribosomal protein S3 — protein MGQKINPVGFRVGVIRDWDAKWYANNKDFSTFLHEDLRIRKYIEDKLSNASVSRIEIERTAKNVTVSIHTAKPGMVIGKGGSEVEKLRNELNNLTKRNIHINIIEIKKPDLDAKLVGESIARQLEARIAFRRAQRQAVQRSRRAGAKGIKVQISGRLNGADMARREWHTEGTVPLHTLRADIDYAWVEAKTQYGNLGVKTWIYRGEILPAKPQHNDKKTEGKGE, from the coding sequence GTGGGTCAAAAGATTAATCCAGTCGGATTCCGTGTCGGTGTTATCCGTGACTGGGATGCCAAATGGTATGCAAACAATAAAGACTTTTCAACATTTTTACATGAAGACCTTAGAATTCGTAAGTACATTGAAGACAAACTTTCAAATGCTTCCGTTTCAAGAATCGAAATCGAACGTACTGCAAAGAACGTTACAGTTTCAATTCATACTGCTAAACCAGGTATGGTTATCGGTAAGGGTGGTTCAGAAGTTGAAAAATTACGTAATGAACTAAACAATTTAACTAAGAGAAACATTCACATCAACATCATCGAAATCAAGAAACCTGATCTAGATGCAAAATTGGTTGGTGAAAGTATCGCTCGTCAACTTGAAGCTCGTATTGCTTTCAGACGTGCACAACGTCAAGCAGTTCAACGTTCAAGACGTGCCGGTGCTAAAGGTATCAAGGTACAAATTTCTGGTCGTTTAAACGGTGCCGATATGGCTCGTCGTGAATGGCATACAGAAGGAACTGTTCCTTTGCACACATTGCGTGCAGATATCGATTATGCTTGGGTTGAAGCTAAGACTCAATACGGTAATCTAGGTGTTAAGACTTGGATCTATCGTGGTGAAATTCTTCCAGCAAAGCCACAACATAACGACAAAAAAACTGAAGGGAAAGGAGAATAA
- the rplV gene encoding 50S ribosomal protein L22 has product MAEQEITSATARVTNVRIAPRKARLVIDLIRGKNAAEALAILQFTPRAGSPIIAKALKSAIANAEHNFDLDAQNLFVSEAFVDEGPTLKRFRPRAKGSASPINKRTSHITVVVSEKE; this is encoded by the coding sequence ATGGCAGAACAAGAAATTACATCTGCAACAGCTAGAGTTACTAACGTGCGTATTGCACCTCGTAAGGCTCGCCTTGTTATTGATCTAATCAGAGGCAAGAATGCTGCTGAGGCACTTGCAATTTTGCAATTCACACCTAGAGCAGGCTCTCCAATTATTGCTAAAGCTCTTAAGTCAGCAATTGCAAACGCAGAACATAACTTTGATTTAGATGCACAAAACCTATTCGTTAGCGAAGCATTCGTAGACGAAGGACCAACTCTAAAACGTTTCCGTCCTAGAGCTAAGGGTTCAGCATCACCAATTAACAAGAGAACAAGTCACATTACAGTTGTAGTAAGTGAAAAAGAATAG
- the rpsS gene encoding 30S ribosomal protein S19: MSRSLKKGPFADAHLLKKIDAQQDSDKKSVIKTWSRRSTIFPSFVGYTIAVHDGRKHVPVYIQEDMVGHKLGEFVPTRTFHGHATDDKKTVKK, from the coding sequence ATGAGTCGTAGTTTAAAAAAAGGACCATTTGCTGATGCACACCTTCTAAAGAAGATCGATGCTCAACAAGACTCTGATAAGAAATCAGTTATCAAAACATGGTCAAGACGTTCAACAATTTTTCCTAGTTTCGTAGGATACACAATCGCAGTTCATGATGGTCGTAAGCACGTTCCAGTTTATATCCAAGAAGATATGGTTGGTCACAAATTAGGCGAATTCGTACCTACACGTACTTTCCATGGTCATGCAACTGATGACAAGAAGACAGTTAAGAAATAA
- the rplB gene encoding 50S ribosomal protein L2, whose translation MAIIKYKPTTNGRRNMNGSDFSEITKTTPEKTLLESQSHTAGRNSYGHITVRHRGGGHKQKYRVIDFKRNKDGVKATVKAIEYDPNRTANIALIHYSDGVKSYILAPKGLEVGQVIESGKDADIKPGNALTLADIPVGTTVHNVELKPGKGGQLGRSAGTSIQLLGRDGKYSILRMPSGEVRLILSTCRATVGAIGNEQHELIKIGKAGRKRWLGMRPTVRGSVMNPNDHPHGGGEGKAPIGHPSPMSPWGKKTLGKKTRSSHAKSEKLIVRHRKGK comes from the coding sequence ATGGCGATTATCAAGTATAAACCAACCACAAACGGTCGTCGTAATATGAATGGTTCTGACTTTTCTGAGATCACAAAGACAACTCCTGAAAAGACACTTCTAGAATCACAAAGCCATACAGCTGGTCGTAACTCATACGGTCATATTACAGTACGTCACCGTGGTGGTGGACACAAACAAAAATACCGTGTTATTGATTTCAAACGTAATAAAGACGGTGTTAAGGCTACAGTTAAGGCTATCGAATACGATCCTAACCGTACAGCTAATATTGCACTTATTCATTATTCAGATGGTGTTAAATCATACATCTTGGCTCCAAAGGGTCTAGAAGTAGGACAAGTTATTGAATCTGGTAAAGATGCAGATATCAAACCAGGTAACGCATTAACACTTGCTGATATTCCTGTTGGTACAACAGTTCACAACGTTGAATTGAAACCAGGCAAGGGTGGTCAACTAGGCCGTTCAGCTGGTACTTCAATCCAATTGCTAGGTAGAGATGGTAAGTATTCAATCCTACGTATGCCTTCTGGTGAAGTTCGTTTAATCCTTTCAACTTGCCGTGCAACTGTTGGTGCTATTGGTAATGAACAACATGAACTTATTAAGATTGGTAAAGCTGGACGTAAGCGTTGGTTAGGTATGAGACCTACAGTTCGTGGTTCAGTTATGAACCCTAACGATCACCCACACGGTGGTGGTGAAGGTAAAGCTCCTATCGGTCATCCATCACCAATGTCACCATGGGGTAAGAAGACCTTGGGTAAGAAGACTCGTTCATCACATGCCAAATCTGAAAAGCTTATCGTTCGTCATAGAAAAGGTAAGTAA
- the rplW gene encoding 50S ribosomal protein L23: protein MNARDVIIRPIITESSMDAMNDKKYTFAVALDANKVLVRQAVEEIFGVKVKQVNIMNVAGKKKRQGRYEGFTAKRRKAIVTLTADSDEIKIFDEE from the coding sequence ATGAACGCTAGAGACGTAATTATTCGCCCTATTATTACTGAAAGCTCAATGGATGCTATGAACGACAAGAAATATACTTTCGCTGTTGCTCTAGATGCTAACAAAGTTCTTGTTAGACAAGCCGTTGAAGAAATTTTCGGTGTTAAGGTTAAGCAAGTAAATATCATGAATGTCGCTGGTAAGAAGAAGCGCCAAGGTCGTTACGAAGGTTTTACAGCAAAACGTCGTAAGGCTATCGTTACTCTTACAGCTGATTCAGATGAAATTAAGATTTTTGACGAAGAATAA
- the rplD gene encoding 50S ribosomal protein L4 has translation MTKITAYKDNGAENGAVEVQDAIFGIEPNDSVVTDAVIMQRASMRQGTHDVKNRSEVRGGGRKPWRQKGTGRARQGSIRSPQWVGGGVVFGPTPRSYAYHLPKKVSRLALKSVLSQKAADSNLIVIDSISYDKPSTKAFAQLLNTVGADNKALVVVEDGNDNVALSARNIDKVKVVAPEGVNVLDVINANKLVVTKAALSKIEEVLG, from the coding sequence ATGACAAAAATCACAGCTTACAAAGATAACGGTGCTGAGAACGGTGCTGTTGAAGTACAAGATGCAATCTTTGGTATCGAACCAAACGATAGTGTTGTTACAGATGCAGTAATCATGCAACGTGCATCAATGAGACAAGGTACTCATGATGTTAAGAACCGTTCCGAAGTACGTGGTGGTGGAAGAAAGCCATGGCGTCAAAAGGGTACAGGACGTGCTCGTCAAGGTTCAATTAGATCACCTCAATGGGTAGGTGGTGGTGTCGTATTCGGCCCAACACCAAGATCATATGCCTATCACCTTCCTAAGAAGGTTAGCCGTTTGGCATTGAAGTCTGTACTTTCACAAAAGGCTGCTGACAGTAACTTAATCGTTATTGACTCAATTTCATACGACAAGCCAAGTACAAAAGCTTTTGCACAATTACTAAATACAGTAGGTGCTGATAACAAGGCTCTTGTAGTTGTTGAAGATGGTAACGACAATGTTGCTTTATCAGCAAGAAACATTGATAAAGTTAAGGTTGTTGCACCAGAAGGTGTTAACGTTCTTGACGTTATTAACGCAAACAAGTTAGTTGTTACAAAAGCAGCACTTTCTAAAATTGAGGAGGTGCTTGGATAA
- the rplC gene encoding 50S ribosomal protein L3, with protein MARKGILGKKVGMTQIFTDNGELVPVTVVEATPNVVMQLKTVENDGYEAVQLGFEDRREVLSNKPAKGHAEKANTTPKHYIREFRDVEMGDYELGGNVTVDTFNSGDIVDVTGTTKGHGMQGNIKRFGQARGPETHGSRYHRVAGSMGAIINRVFKGKMLPGVMGNNRVTTQNLEIIKVDAERNAIMIKGNVPGANKSLVKIQTAIKANQK; from the coding sequence ATGGCCAGAAAAGGTATTCTTGGTAAAAAAGTCGGAATGACTCAAATTTTCACTGACAACGGAGAACTTGTTCCCGTAACAGTTGTTGAAGCAACACCAAACGTTGTTATGCAACTTAAGACAGTTGAAAATGATGGTTATGAAGCCGTTCAACTAGGTTTTGAAGATAGACGTGAAGTTCTATCAAACAAACCAGCCAAAGGTCATGCAGAAAAGGCAAACACAACTCCTAAGCATTACATTCGCGAATTCCGCGATGTTGAAATGGGAGATTATGAATTAGGTGGCAACGTAACAGTTGATACATTTAATTCAGGTGATATTGTCGACGTTACAGGTACAACAAAGGGACACGGAATGCAAGGTAACATCAAGCGTTTTGGTCAAGCTCGTGGTCCAGAAACTCACGGTTCTAGATATCACCGTGTTGCTGGTTCAATGGGTGCCATCATTAACCGTGTATTCAAAGGAAAGATGCTTCCTGGTGTTATGGGTAACAACCGTGTTACTACACAAAACCTTGAAATCATCAAAGTTGATGCAGAACGTAACGCAATCATGATCAAGGGTAATGTTCCCGGTGCAAACAAATCATTAGTTAAAATCCAAACAGCTATTAAAGCTAATCAAAAATAG
- the rpsJ gene encoding 30S ribosomal protein S10 — protein sequence MASQKIRIRLKAYEHRILDQSADKIVETAKRTGAQISGPIPLPTERSLYTVLASPHKHKDSREQFEMRTHKRLIDVVNPTKKTVDSLMKLDLPSGVDIEIKL from the coding sequence ATGGCAAGTCAAAAAATTCGCATTCGTTTGAAGGCTTATGAACATCGTATTCTAGATCAATCAGCTGACAAAATTGTGGAAACAGCAAAGAGAACTGGTGCACAAATTTCAGGCCCAATTCCATTGCCTACAGAACGTTCACTATATACAGTGCTAGCATCACCACATAAGCACAAGGATTCTAGAGAACAATTCGAAATGCGTACACATAAGAGACTTATCGACGTTGTTAACCCAACAAAGAAGACGGTTGATTCACTAATGAAGTTGGATCTACCATCTGGTGTTGACATTGAAATCAAATTATAA
- a CDS encoding CPBP family intramembrane glutamic endopeptidase, with product MNNNLEFSYNNRFSQNNKDKSYFILLKAQVILNALIFFWYSALTKNLYLFVPIFLNLLALYLKPSPDKIIDRMNYIFQLFFQAVTIAESYHYLINVSMRLYNWNLPSSIALMVVSMLVMYIPYVRVFFGAIENKLLQLLISIYCFAVISMSTLSTVTYGTILYFNPFISLITNSSFLGGITFMILIIVLMTRWGYGFPKMRLSNSVNWLVLSLVLLFSLWFVLWNAFGSGNILTSFFHFNFSGVNLKPQYILSGLEAGIAEELLFRYAFLTILLVAFKNSPYQIFWAAIISSLCFGLLHLGNLSAGQNLASTIEQVVFAFGMGLLMCGIYLYTDLFYLPVIIHFLLDTLVFSVSGELMSGKVTTADNILTIIETLVFIIIALLLLKSVYNRRNKSYNRYLS from the coding sequence TTGAATAATAATCTCGAATTTAGTTATAATAACAGGTTTTCACAAAATAATAAAGACAAAAGTTATTTTATTTTGCTAAAAGCTCAAGTTATCCTTAATGCTCTTATCTTTTTCTGGTACAGTGCTTTGACTAAGAACCTCTATTTATTCGTTCCTATCTTTTTGAATCTCTTAGCTCTGTACTTAAAGCCGAGTCCCGATAAAATCATTGATCGGATGAATTATATTTTTCAACTGTTTTTTCAAGCAGTGACGATAGCAGAATCCTACCATTATTTAATTAACGTCTCCATGCGACTGTACAACTGGAACTTACCTTCATCAATTGCCTTAATGGTAGTTTCAATGCTAGTGATGTACATTCCCTATGTTCGAGTGTTCTTCGGTGCAATTGAAAATAAATTACTGCAGCTACTGATCAGCATTTATTGCTTCGCAGTAATTTCTATGAGTACTTTAAGTACAGTTACTTATGGAACAATTCTTTACTTTAACCCTTTCATCTCATTAATCACTAATTCTAGTTTCTTAGGTGGCATCACCTTCATGATTCTGATCATAGTTTTAATGACTCGCTGGGGTTACGGTTTTCCAAAGATGCGTTTATCAAATAGTGTCAACTGGCTCGTTCTCAGTTTAGTTCTATTGTTCAGTCTTTGGTTTGTGCTTTGGAATGCATTTGGCAGTGGCAATATTTTAACTTCCTTTTTTCACTTTAACTTTTCGGGAGTGAATCTAAAGCCACAATATATCCTGAGTGGTCTCGAAGCCGGTATTGCTGAAGAATTGCTTTTCCGTTATGCCTTTCTTACTATCTTATTAGTAGCTTTTAAAAATAGCCCTTATCAAATATTCTGGGCAGCAATTATTAGTAGCTTATGTTTCGGATTGTTGCACTTAGGTAATTTATCCGCCGGTCAAAACCTAGCAAGTACGATTGAGCAAGTAGTTTTTGCTTTTGGTATGGGACTATTGATGTGTGGCATTTATTTATATACTGATCTATTTTACTTGCCAGTCATCATTCACTTCCTATTAGATACATTGGTCTTCAGTGTTTCTGGAGAATTAATGTCTGGAAAAGTCACCACGGCTGACAATATATTAACAATTATTGAAACTTTGGTCTTCATCATCATCGCCCTACTTTTGTTAAAGTCAGTTTATAATAGAAGAAACAAGTCATATAATAGATACCTCTCTTAA
- the fusA gene encoding elongation factor G: MANKREFPLEDTRNIGIMAHIDAGKTTTTERILYYTGKIHKIGETHDGASQMDWMAQEQERGITITSAATTAEWKNNRINIIDTPGHVDFTIEVERSLRVLDGAITVLDAQSGVEPQTENVWRQASTYGVPRIVFVNKMDKIGANFDYSVETLHERLDANAHAIQMPIGAEDKFEGVIDLIEMKADLYDEDELGTKWDTVDVPEEYRAEAEKKRSELIESVADVDDDIMDKYLEGEEISNDEIRAAIRKATINLKFFPVLAGSAFKNKGVQMLMDAVVDYLPSPLDVRPYKATDPKDDSEVELMADDTKPFAGLAFKIATDPFVGRLTYIRVYRGSLESGSYVLNSTKNKRERVGRLLQMHSNHRKEIPEVFSGDIAAVIGLKNTTTGDSLTDTDHPLILESLDIPDPVIQVSIEPNSKEDRDKMDVAIQKLSEEDPTFQAETNPETGETLIAGMGELHLDIMVDRMKREFNVACKVGEPQVAYRETFTQQTSAQGKFVRQSGGKGQYGDVWVEFTPNEEGKGFEFEDAIVGGVVPREYIPSVEQGLKESMENGVLAGYPLIDVKAKLYDGSYHEVDSSEAAFKIAASMALRNAAKSAGAVILEPIMKVEIVTPEDYLGDVMGQVTARRGRVEGMEARGNAQLINALVPLAEMFGYATTLRSATQGRGTFTMTMDHYEKVPKSIQAEIIKKNGGNPED; the protein is encoded by the coding sequence ATGGCTAATAAACGTGAATTTCCACTAGAAGATACCCGTAATATTGGTATCATGGCCCACATCGATGCCGGTAAAACTACAACTACAGAACGTATCTTGTACTATACTGGTAAGATCCACAAAATTGGTGAAACACATGATGGTGCTTCACAAATGGACTGGATGGCTCAAGAACAAGAACGTGGTATTACTATCACATCAGCTGCTACAACTGCTGAATGGAAGAACAACCGTATCAATATCATTGATACTCCCGGACACGTTGACTTCACAATCGAAGTTGAACGTTCACTCCGTGTTCTAGATGGTGCTATTACAGTTCTTGATGCTCAATCAGGTGTTGAACCACAAACTGAAAATGTTTGGCGTCAAGCTTCAACATACGGTGTTCCTAGAATCGTCTTTGTTAACAAGATGGATAAAATCGGTGCTAACTTTGACTACTCAGTAGAAACATTGCATGAAAGACTAGATGCTAACGCACATGCTATCCAAATGCCTATTGGTGCCGAAGACAAATTCGAAGGTGTTATCGACTTGATCGAAATGAAAGCCGATTTATACGACGAAGATGAATTAGGTACAAAATGGGATACAGTTGATGTTCCTGAAGAATATCGTGCTGAAGCTGAAAAGAAACGTTCAGAATTAATCGAATCTGTTGCTGATGTTGATGATGATATCATGGACAAGTACCTTGAAGGTGAAGAAATCAGTAACGATGAAATCCGTGCTGCTATTCGTAAAGCAACAATCAACTTGAAGTTCTTCCCAGTTCTTGCAGGTTCTGCCTTCAAGAATAAGGGTGTTCAAATGTTGATGGATGCCGTTGTTGACTACCTACCATCACCACTTGATGTACGTCCTTATAAAGCTACAGATCCTAAGGATGATTCAGAAGTTGAACTTATGGCTGACGATACAAAGCCATTTGCTGGTTTGGCATTTAAGATTGCTACTGACCCATTCGTTGGACGTCTAACATACATTCGTGTATATAGAGGTTCACTAGAATCAGGTTCATACGTTCTTAACTCAACAAAGAACAAGCGTGAACGTGTTGGTCGTTTGCTACAAATGCACTCTAACCACCGTAAGGAGATCCCTGAAGTATTCTCTGGTGATATCGCTGCCGTTATCGGTTTGAAGAACACTACAACTGGTGATTCTCTAACAGATACTGACCACCCATTGATCCTTGAATCATTGGATATTCCAGATCCAGTTATCCAAGTTTCTATCGAACCTAACTCAAAGGAAGATAGAGATAAGATGGATGTTGCTATCCAAAAACTATCTGAAGAAGATCCTACTTTCCAAGCTGAAACAAATCCTGAAACTGGTGAAACATTGATCGCCGGAATGGGTGAATTGCACTTGGATATCATGGTTGACCGTATGAAACGTGAATTTAACGTTGCATGTAAGGTTGGTGAACCTCAAGTTGCTTACCGTGAAACATTTACACAACAAACAAGTGCTCAAGGTAAGTTCGTTCGTCAATCTGGTGGTAAAGGTCAATATGGTGACGTTTGGGTTGAATTTACACCTAACGAAGAAGGTAAAGGCTTTGAATTCGAAGATGCTATCGTCGGTGGTGTTGTTCCTCGTGAATACATCCCTTCAGTAGAACAAGGATTGAAAGAATCAATGGAAAACGGTGTTCTTGCTGGATACCCATTGATCGATGTTAAGGCTAAGTTGTATGATGGTTCATACCACGAAGTCGATTCATCTGAAGCTGCCTTCAAGATTGCTGCTTCAATGGCTCTACGTAACGCTGCTAAGTCAGCCGGTGCTGTAATTCTTGAACCTATTATGAAGGTTGAAATTGTTACACCAGAAGACTACTTAGGTGATGTTATGGGACAAGTTACTGCTCGTCGTGGACGTGTTGAAGGTATGGAAGCACGTGGTAATGCACAACTTATCAATGCTTTAGTTCCACTTGCAGAAATGTTTGGTTACGCTACAACACTTCGTTCAGCAACACAAGGTCGTGGTACATTTACAATGACAATGGACCACTACGAAAAGGTTCCTAAGTCAATTCAAGCTGAAATCATTAAGAAAAATGGTGGAAACCCTGAAGACTAA
- the rpsG gene encoding 30S ribosomal protein S7, with amino-acid sequence MRKGRAPKRDVLPDPMYNSKLVTRLINHLMYDGKRGTASTILYRAFDIIKDKTGNEPLDVFEEAMNNVMPVLEVKARRIGGSNYQIPIEVRPDRRTTLGLRWITSYARLRGEHTMDERLANEIMDAANNTGAAVKKREDTHKMADANRAFAHYRW; translated from the coding sequence ATGCGTAAAGGTAGAGCTCCAAAACGTGATGTTTTGCCAGACCCAATGTACAACTCAAAGCTAGTAACTCGTTTGATCAACCATTTGATGTATGATGGTAAAAGAGGTACTGCTTCAACAATTTTATATCGTGCATTCGATATTATTAAGGATAAGACAGGTAACGAACCATTGGACGTGTTTGAAGAAGCAATGAACAATGTTATGCCTGTTCTTGAAGTTAAGGCTCGCCGTATCGGTGGTTCTAACTATCAAATTCCTATCGAAGTTCGTCCAGATCGTCGTACAACTCTTGGACTTCGTTGGATCACAAGCTATGCTCGTCTACGTGGTGAACACACAATGGACGAACGTCTAGCTAACGAAATTATGGACGCAGCTAACAATACTGGTGCTGCTGTTAAGAAACGTGAAGATACACATAAGATGGCCGATGCTAACCGTGCATTCGCTCACTATCGCTGGTAG